One segment of Streptomyces sp. NBC_01463 DNA contains the following:
- a CDS encoding ROK family transcriptional regulator, whose product MTARPANAHQARLLRLLRDGGPNSRAQLGDQVDLSRSKLAVEVDRLLETGLVVADGLAASRGGRRSHNIRLAPALRFLGVDIGATSVDVAVTNAELEVLGHLNHPMDVREGPVAIFEQVLSMAAKLRASGLAEGFDGAGIGVPGPVRFPEGIPVAPPIMPGWDGFPVREALSQELGCPVMVDNDVNLMAMGEQHAGVARSVGDFLCVKIGTGIGCGIVVGGEVHRGTTGSAGDIGHIQVEPDGRPCACGNRGCLEAHFSGAALARDAEDAARAGQSTELAARLEASGKLTAVDVAAAAAAGDPTSLDLIREGGNRVGQVIAGLVSFFNPGLVVIGGGVTGLGHTLLASVRTQVYRQSLPLATGNLPIVLGELGPAAGVIGAARLISDHLFSPA is encoded by the coding sequence ATGACGGCACGACCCGCGAATGCGCATCAGGCGCGACTGCTTCGGCTGTTGCGCGACGGCGGGCCCAACTCACGGGCACAGCTGGGGGATCAGGTCGATCTCTCCCGCTCCAAGCTCGCCGTCGAGGTGGACAGACTGCTGGAGACCGGCCTTGTCGTGGCCGACGGACTCGCCGCATCCCGCGGCGGGCGTCGCTCGCACAACATCCGGCTCGCCCCGGCACTGCGCTTCCTCGGCGTCGACATCGGCGCCACCTCGGTCGACGTGGCGGTCACCAACGCGGAGCTGGAGGTCCTGGGCCACCTCAACCACCCCATGGACGTACGCGAAGGCCCCGTCGCCATCTTCGAGCAGGTGCTGTCCATGGCGGCCAAGCTCCGGGCCTCCGGGCTCGCCGAAGGATTCGACGGCGCCGGCATCGGCGTACCGGGACCGGTCCGCTTCCCCGAAGGCATCCCGGTCGCACCGCCGATCATGCCCGGCTGGGACGGCTTCCCGGTCCGCGAGGCGCTCAGCCAGGAACTGGGCTGCCCCGTCATGGTCGACAACGACGTGAACCTCATGGCGATGGGGGAGCAGCACGCGGGCGTCGCCCGCTCCGTGGGCGACTTCCTCTGCGTCAAGATCGGTACCGGCATCGGCTGCGGCATCGTCGTCGGCGGCGAGGTCCACCGCGGTACGACGGGCAGCGCCGGCGACATCGGCCACATCCAGGTCGAACCCGACGGCCGCCCCTGCGCCTGCGGCAACCGGGGCTGCCTGGAAGCACACTTCAGCGGCGCCGCCCTGGCCCGCGACGCCGAGGACGCGGCACGCGCCGGTCAGTCCACGGAGCTCGCGGCCCGGCTGGAGGCGTCCGGGAAACTCACCGCCGTCGACGTGGCCGCCGCCGCGGCCGCGGGCGACCCCACCTCGCTCGACCTGATCCGCGAAGGCGGCAACCGGGTCGGACAGGTCATCGCCGGACTCGTCAGCTTCTTCAACCCCGGTCTGGTGGTGATCGGCGGCGGGGTGACCGGACTGGGCCACACGCTGCTGGCCAGCGTCCGGACCCAGGTCTACCGGCAGTCACTGCCGCTGGCCACCGGCAACCTCCCCATCGTGCTGGGCGAACTCGGACCCGCCGCCGGAGTGATCGGCGCGGCCAGGCTCATCAGCGACCACCTCTTCTCACCCGCCTGA
- a CDS encoding GntR family transcriptional regulator: protein MLSTGLPQGAVPKLERPGPLRERVYEALLELITTRALRPGQHLVESELAGHLGVSRQPVREALQRLNTEGWVDLRPAQGAFVHEPTEEEADQLLSVRTLLEAEAARLAAANSGTSGIAALEELCAKGEQAVADDDVDLAVATNAAFHAKVMELAGNVVLSELAGQVDRRVRWYYTPVARQRGTQSWIEHRSLIAAISSRDEQRATAIMRAHTEHTRQTYHQRDES from the coding sequence ATGTTGTCCACAGGACTGCCGCAGGGGGCCGTGCCGAAGCTGGAACGGCCCGGGCCACTGCGCGAGCGCGTCTACGAGGCGCTGCTCGAACTCATCACTACCCGGGCGCTCCGCCCCGGCCAGCATCTGGTCGAGAGCGAGCTGGCCGGACACCTCGGTGTGTCCCGGCAGCCGGTCCGCGAGGCGTTGCAGCGGCTCAACACCGAGGGATGGGTCGATCTGCGGCCCGCCCAGGGTGCGTTCGTCCACGAACCCACGGAGGAGGAGGCGGACCAGCTCCTCTCGGTCCGTACGCTCCTGGAGGCCGAGGCTGCCCGTCTCGCCGCCGCCAACTCCGGCACCTCGGGCATCGCCGCCCTGGAGGAGCTCTGCGCCAAGGGGGAGCAGGCCGTCGCCGACGACGACGTGGACCTGGCGGTGGCGACCAACGCCGCCTTCCACGCCAAGGTCATGGAGCTGGCGGGCAACGTCGTCCTCTCCGAACTGGCCGGGCAGGTGGACCGCCGGGTCCGCTGGTACTACACCCCCGTCGCCCGGCAGCGCGGCACGCAGTCCTGGATCGAGCACCGCTCCCTGATCGCCGCCATCTCCTCGCGCGACGAACAGCGGGCGACCGCGATCATGCGGGCGCACACGGAGCACACCCGGCAGACGTACCACCAGCGCGACGAAAGCTGA
- a CDS encoding ketoacyl-ACP synthase III, which produces MTGSRVVALGHYQPAKVLTNDDLAAMVDTSDEWITSRVGIKTRHLGGPDEPVDELAAHAAAKALAAAGLQPADIDLVLVATSTAIDRSPSMSARVAARLGMTSPAVMDINVVCSGFTHALATADHALRAGAATRALVIGADKMGDIVDWTDRTSCVLMGDGAGAAVVVADSGTGGRPGIGPVLWGSVPGMGDAVRIEGTPPRFAQEGQSVYRWATTQLPPIARKVCEKAGVTPEDLAAVVLHQANLRIIEPVARKIGAVNAVIARDVVDSGNTSAASIPMALSKLVERGEVATGAPALLFGFGGNLSYAGQVIRCP; this is translated from the coding sequence ATGACCGGCTCACGTGTCGTGGCGCTCGGCCACTATCAGCCCGCCAAGGTGCTCACGAACGACGATCTGGCGGCCATGGTCGACACCAGCGACGAGTGGATCACCAGCAGGGTCGGCATCAAGACCCGCCACCTCGGCGGCCCCGACGAGCCGGTGGACGAGCTGGCCGCGCACGCGGCGGCCAAGGCGCTCGCCGCAGCCGGCCTGCAGCCCGCCGACATCGACCTGGTCCTGGTCGCCACCTCCACCGCGATCGACCGGTCCCCGAGCATGTCGGCCCGCGTCGCCGCCCGGCTCGGCATGACCTCGCCCGCGGTGATGGACATCAACGTGGTGTGTTCCGGGTTCACGCACGCCCTCGCCACCGCCGACCACGCCCTCCGGGCTGGCGCGGCCACCCGTGCGCTGGTGATCGGCGCCGACAAGATGGGCGACATCGTCGACTGGACCGACCGCACCAGCTGTGTGCTGATGGGCGACGGTGCCGGTGCGGCCGTCGTGGTCGCCGACTCCGGTACCGGGGGCAGGCCCGGCATCGGGCCGGTGCTGTGGGGGTCCGTGCCGGGGATGGGGGACGCGGTGCGGATCGAGGGGACGCCGCCGCGCTTCGCCCAGGAGGGGCAGTCCGTCTACCGCTGGGCCACCACCCAGCTGCCGCCCATCGCGCGCAAGGTGTGCGAGAAGGCCGGGGTCACCCCCGAGGACCTCGCGGCGGTGGTGCTGCACCAGGCCAATCTGAGGATCATCGAACCCGTCGCCAGGAAGATCGGCGCCGTCAACGCGGTCATCGCGCGGGATGTGGTGGATTCGGGCAATACGTCCGCGGCCTCGATCCCGATGGCCCTGTCCAAGCTGGTGGAGCGCGGCGAGGTCGCCACGGGCGCCCCGGCCCTGCTCTTCGGCTTCGGCGGGAACCTCAGTTACGCGGGACAGGTGATCCGCTGTCCCTGA
- a CDS encoding 2-dehydropantoate 2-reductase, with protein MKVAVVGAGAIGAYVGAALHRAGAEVHLIARGPHLAAMRRDGVRVLSPRGDFTARPSATDDPSEVGPVDFVFLGLKANSYAASGPLVHPLLHDRTAVVAAQNGIPWWYFHGLAGPHAGRRINSVDPAGAVSSTLPPERAIGCVVYAATEIEAPGVVRHLEGTRFSIGEPGRTVSRRCHDFSEAMVAGGLKCPVETDLRKDIWIKLIGNISFNPISALSRATMGQICRHPDTRALVESMMRETLGVAAAVGCRPEISVERRIAGAERVGDHKTSTLQDLEKGKPLELDVLLAAVVELADLTGLPVPTLRAVHALADLLATTSSAATAPAGSAP; from the coding sequence GTGAAAGTCGCAGTTGTCGGTGCCGGCGCGATCGGCGCCTATGTCGGGGCCGCGCTCCACCGCGCCGGCGCCGAGGTCCATCTCATCGCCCGCGGGCCGCACCTGGCCGCCATGCGCCGCGACGGCGTACGGGTCCTCAGTCCGCGCGGCGACTTCACCGCACGCCCCTCGGCCACCGACGACCCGTCGGAGGTCGGGCCCGTCGACTTCGTGTTCCTCGGCCTCAAGGCCAACTCGTACGCGGCGTCGGGTCCCCTGGTCCACCCGCTGCTGCACGACCGCACCGCGGTCGTCGCCGCACAGAACGGCATCCCGTGGTGGTACTTCCACGGGCTCGCGGGCCCGCACGCCGGACGCCGCATCAACAGTGTGGACCCGGCCGGCGCGGTCAGCTCCACGCTGCCGCCCGAGCGGGCCATCGGCTGCGTCGTCTACGCGGCGACGGAGATCGAGGCACCGGGCGTCGTCCGCCATCTCGAAGGTACCCGGTTCTCCATCGGGGAGCCCGGCCGGACCGTGTCGCGGCGCTGCCACGACTTCAGCGAGGCCATGGTCGCGGGCGGGCTCAAGTGTCCCGTCGAGACGGATCTGCGCAAGGACATCTGGATCAAGCTGATCGGCAACATCTCGTTCAACCCGATCAGCGCCCTGTCCCGGGCCACGATGGGCCAGATCTGCCGCCACCCGGACACCCGCGCGCTCGTCGAGTCGATGATGCGCGAGACCCTCGGCGTCGCGGCCGCGGTCGGCTGCCGCCCGGAGATCTCCGTGGAGCGGCGCATCGCGGGCGCCGAGCGCGTCGGCGACCACAAGACCTCCACCCTCCAGGACCTGGAGAAGGGCAAACCCCTCGAACTCGACGTACTCCTCGCGGCCGTCGTCGAACTGGCCGATCTGACCGGGCTGCCCGTCCCGACGCTGCGCGCCGTGCACGCGCTCGCCGATCTCCTCGCCACCACCTCCTCGGCCGCCACGGCCCCAGCAGGGAGCGCACCATGA
- a CDS encoding molybdopterin-dependent oxidoreductase, translated as MNNDRKRRERKQYERLTHPLVRDANGVLRRASWDEALDRAAAGFRQARRAQGPDAFAMLSCARATNEMNYVAQKFTRVVMGTNNVDSCNRTCHAPSVAGLSAAFGSGGGTSSYEEVEHTDLIVMWGSNARFAHPIFFQHVLKGIRNGARMHVVDPRRTSTAQWAESWLGLNVGTDIPLAHAIGREIIHAGLVNRAFVDRATTGFDAYAALVEPWTLSAAEQVTGVPAEAVRDLAHAYATAERAQLCWTLGITEHHNGTDNVRALINLSMLTGHVGRYGSGVQPLRGQNNVQGGGDMGAIPNKLPGFQDILDPASRRKFERSWDTVIQPRPGKTLTEMFESMESGELRAIYCIGENPAQSEADSEQAVRRLKALDHLVVQDIFLTKTAELADVVLPATAAWAETDGTTTNSERRVQRVRAALTPPGEAREDIDIICALARLLGHDWKFTDSEAVWNELRSLSPDHFGMTYDRLEEHQGLQWPCPDPEKLPSSFLHARLWETDPVRRGPAAPFGLVQHDPPVDLTDDVYPLRLTTGRRLDSYNTGVQSGGYASPLRRGEYIELCPEDAVAHGVTTGEEVRVSSRRGSVTAPVWIDPGLRPGLAFMTMHFPDEVDTNALTIEANCPIAGTAEFKASAVRIEKLVPSWT; from the coding sequence ATGAACAACGACCGCAAGAGGCGCGAGCGCAAGCAGTACGAGCGGCTGACGCACCCGCTGGTCCGGGACGCGAACGGCGTGCTGCGGCGGGCGAGCTGGGACGAGGCGCTGGACCGCGCGGCTGCCGGGTTCCGGCAGGCCCGGCGGGCGCAGGGCCCCGATGCCTTCGCGATGCTGTCCTGCGCCCGGGCGACGAACGAGATGAACTACGTGGCGCAGAAGTTCACCCGCGTGGTGATGGGCACCAACAACGTGGACTCCTGCAACCGGACCTGTCACGCCCCCAGCGTCGCCGGTCTCTCCGCCGCCTTCGGCTCGGGCGGCGGCACCTCCTCGTACGAGGAGGTCGAGCACACCGATCTGATCGTGATGTGGGGCTCCAACGCCCGCTTCGCGCACCCGATCTTCTTCCAGCACGTGCTGAAGGGCATCCGCAACGGCGCGCGCATGCACGTCGTCGATCCGCGCCGCACCTCGACGGCCCAGTGGGCGGAGAGCTGGCTCGGCCTGAACGTGGGGACGGACATCCCGCTCGCCCATGCCATCGGCCGCGAGATCATCCACGCCGGGCTGGTCAACCGGGCGTTCGTGGACCGCGCGACGACGGGCTTCGACGCGTACGCGGCGCTCGTCGAGCCGTGGACGCTGTCGGCCGCCGAGCAGGTGACCGGAGTGCCTGCCGAGGCAGTCCGCGATCTCGCGCACGCCTACGCCACCGCCGAACGGGCCCAGCTGTGCTGGACCCTGGGCATCACCGAGCACCACAACGGCACCGACAACGTCCGGGCGCTGATCAACCTCTCGATGCTCACCGGCCACGTCGGCCGGTACGGCTCCGGCGTCCAGCCGCTGCGCGGGCAGAACAACGTGCAGGGCGGCGGCGACATGGGCGCCATCCCCAACAAGCTGCCCGGCTTCCAGGACATCCTGGACCCGGCGTCCCGGCGGAAGTTCGAACGCTCCTGGGACACCGTCATCCAGCCCCGCCCCGGCAAGACGCTCACCGAGATGTTCGAGTCGATGGAGAGCGGCGAACTGCGCGCGATCTACTGCATCGGCGAGAACCCGGCCCAGTCCGAGGCCGACAGCGAGCAGGCCGTGCGACGGCTGAAGGCCCTGGACCATCTGGTGGTCCAGGACATCTTCCTCACGAAGACAGCCGAACTCGCCGACGTCGTCCTGCCCGCGACGGCCGCCTGGGCCGAGACGGACGGCACGACGACCAACAGCGAACGGCGGGTCCAGCGCGTACGGGCGGCCCTCACCCCGCCGGGCGAGGCCCGCGAGGACATCGACATCATCTGCGCACTGGCCCGGCTCCTCGGCCACGACTGGAAGTTCACCGACTCCGAGGCGGTGTGGAACGAACTGCGCTCGCTCTCCCCGGACCACTTCGGGATGACGTATGACCGCCTGGAGGAGCACCAGGGGCTGCAATGGCCCTGCCCCGACCCGGAGAAGCTGCCGTCGAGCTTCCTGCACGCCCGGCTGTGGGAGACCGACCCGGTACGCCGCGGCCCGGCCGCGCCCTTCGGTCTCGTCCAGCACGATCCGCCGGTCGACCTCACCGACGACGTGTACCCGCTGCGCCTGACGACGGGCCGCCGCCTCGACTCGTACAACACCGGTGTGCAGAGCGGTGGTTACGCGTCCCCCCTGCGGCGCGGCGAGTACATCGAACTGTGCCCCGAGGACGCGGTCGCCCACGGGGTCACGACCGGCGAGGAGGTGCGGGTGTCGTCGCGCCGGGGCAGCGTGACCGCTCCGGTGTGGATCGATCCGGGGCTGCGGCCGGGGCTCGCCTTCATGACGATGCACTTCCCGGACGAGGTCGACACCAACGCGCTGACGATCGAGGCGAACTGCCCGATCGCCGGTACCGCCGAGTTCAAGGCCTCCGCCGTCCGGATCGAGAAGCTGGTGCCCTCATGGACCTGA
- a CDS encoding NAD(P)H-dependent oxidoreductase subunit E, producing the protein MDLKHTDAAPTDAEREAVDSLLGPPPSGWEGGTTRSDEDLRWARGGASAAKDRRDQLLPALHAVNDRIGWISEGALGYLCRRLTVAPAEAYGVATFYAMFSLRPRPPKVLHVCTDLACAARGSAALCADLTRDFAPAGTATEGATWQESPCLGLCERAPAALLIQAGEQPRSARPADPARPAFEDRGPGGGAHGYGRGREGEQRAAGAPHRTAVIAPATPAALTHAIRSPEHTPPQPPPETAVPQTGSPGLVLLKRIGTTDPASLDAYRASGGYTALRRAFALGPAGVIREVLDAGLVGRGGAAFPTGRKWEATAGQPDTPHYLVCNADESEPGTFKDRVLMEGDPYALVEAMTVAGYATGARQGFVYLRGEYPRAYERLSHALETARTRGLLGPDILGQGYAFDIEIRRGAGAYICGEETAIFNSIEGQRGEPRSKPPFPVEKGLFGKPTAVNNVETLVNVLPVLEHGAAAYAATGTGTSTGTKLFCVSGQVAAPGVYELPFGASLRELLELAGPPQDLRAVLLGGAAGGFVRPDELDIPLTFEGTRAAGTTLGSGVVLVLDGSVELPRILLRIAEFFRDESCGQCVPCRIGTVRQEEALHRIKDRTGAAAADDIALMREVGQAMRDASICGLGQTAWNAVESAIDRLGVYK; encoded by the coding sequence ATGGACCTGAAACACACCGACGCCGCCCCCACGGACGCCGAACGGGAGGCCGTGGACAGCCTGCTGGGTCCGCCGCCGTCCGGCTGGGAGGGCGGCACCACCCGGAGCGACGAGGACCTGCGGTGGGCGCGGGGCGGCGCATCGGCCGCGAAGGACCGACGCGACCAGCTGCTGCCCGCCCTGCACGCGGTGAACGACCGGATCGGCTGGATCAGCGAGGGCGCGCTCGGCTACCTCTGCCGCCGGCTGACGGTGGCCCCGGCGGAGGCGTACGGCGTCGCGACGTTCTACGCCATGTTCTCGCTGCGTCCCCGCCCGCCGAAGGTCCTCCACGTCTGTACGGACCTGGCGTGCGCGGCCCGCGGCTCGGCGGCCCTCTGCGCGGACCTGACGAGGGACTTCGCCCCGGCGGGAACGGCGACGGAGGGCGCGACCTGGCAGGAGAGCCCCTGCCTGGGCCTGTGCGAGAGGGCCCCGGCGGCACTGCTGATCCAGGCGGGCGAACAACCGCGGTCAGCCCGCCCGGCCGATCCGGCCCGTCCGGCGTTCGAGGACCGGGGGCCCGGGGGCGGAGCCCACGGGTACGGGAGGGGGCGGGAAGGGGAACAGCGCGCGGCAGGCGCCCCCCACCGCACCGCGGTCATCGCCCCCGCCACCCCGGCCGCCCTCACCCACGCGATCCGCTCCCCCGAGCACACCCCGCCCCAGCCCCCACCCGAGACCGCCGTCCCCCAGACGGGCAGCCCCGGCCTCGTCCTCCTCAAGCGCATCGGCACCACGGACCCCGCCTCCCTCGACGCGTACCGCGCGAGCGGCGGCTACACCGCGCTGCGCCGCGCCTTCGCCCTCGGCCCCGCGGGCGTCATCCGCGAGGTCCTGGACGCCGGGCTCGTCGGCCGGGGCGGTGCCGCGTTCCCGACCGGCCGCAAGTGGGAGGCCACCGCCGGGCAGCCCGACACCCCGCACTACCTCGTCTGCAACGCGGACGAGAGCGAGCCGGGCACCTTCAAGGACCGGGTGCTGATGGAGGGCGACCCGTACGCCCTCGTCGAGGCGATGACGGTGGCCGGCTACGCCACCGGCGCCCGGCAGGGTTTCGTCTATCTGCGCGGCGAGTACCCCCGGGCGTACGAGCGCCTGAGCCACGCCCTGGAGACCGCCCGCACCCGGGGCCTGCTCGGCCCGGACATCCTCGGCCAGGGGTACGCCTTCGACATCGAGATCCGGCGGGGCGCGGGCGCGTACATCTGCGGTGAGGAGACCGCGATCTTCAACTCGATCGAGGGGCAGCGCGGCGAACCGCGGTCCAAGCCCCCGTTCCCGGTGGAGAAGGGCCTCTTCGGCAAGCCGACCGCCGTCAACAACGTCGAGACGCTGGTCAACGTCCTGCCCGTCCTGGAGCACGGCGCCGCCGCCTACGCGGCCACCGGCACCGGCACGTCCACCGGCACGAAGCTGTTCTGCGTATCGGGGCAGGTGGCCGCGCCGGGGGTCTACGAGCTGCCGTTCGGCGCGAGCCTGCGGGAGCTGCTGGAACTCGCGGGCCCGCCGCAGGACCTGCGGGCGGTGCTGCTCGGCGGCGCGGCGGGCGGCTTCGTGCGCCCCGACGAGCTGGACATCCCGCTCACCTTCGAGGGGACGCGGGCCGCCGGTACGACACTCGGTTCGGGCGTCGTCCTGGTCCTGGACGGTTCGGTCGAGCTGCCCCGCATCCTGCTCCGGATCGCCGAGTTCTTCCGCGACGAGTCGTGCGGGCAGTGCGTGCCCTGCCGGATCGGGACGGTGCGCCAGGAGGAGGCGCTGCACCGGATCAAGGACCGTACGGGCGCCGCGGCCGCCGACGACATCGCGCTGATGCGCGAGGTCGGGCAGGCGATGCGCGATGCCTCGATCTGCGGTCTGGGACAGACCGCGTGGAATGCCGTCGAGTCCGCCATCGACCGTCTGGGGGTCTACAAGTGA
- a CDS encoding 2Fe-2S iron-sulfur cluster-binding protein codes for MTAVPLRLPRRLIEFTLDGQETRVPEGSTILEACRAAGKDIPTLCQGDTLTPKNACRVCVVEVAGARTLAPACSRRAEAGMTVLTGSERARHSRKVVLELLASATDLSTTPRADEWIKEYEAKPARFGAGAARVNEEPKVDNDLYVRDYDKCIQCYKCVDACGEQWQNTFAIAVAGRGFDARISTEHDVPLTDSACVYCGNCIEVCPTGALSFKSEFDMRAAGTWDERAQTETTTVCAYCGVGCNITLHVQENEIVKVTSPHDSPVTHGNLCIKGRFGFQHVQNRV; via the coding sequence GTGACCGCTGTTCCGCTGCGACTGCCGCGCCGGCTGATCGAGTTCACGCTCGACGGCCAGGAGACCCGGGTGCCCGAGGGTTCGACGATCCTGGAGGCGTGCCGGGCCGCGGGCAAGGACATCCCGACGCTGTGCCAGGGCGACACGCTCACCCCGAAGAACGCCTGCCGGGTCTGTGTCGTCGAGGTGGCGGGCGCCCGCACCCTCGCCCCGGCGTGCTCGCGCCGGGCCGAGGCGGGCATGACGGTGCTGACCGGCAGCGAGCGGGCCCGGCACAGCCGCAAGGTGGTCCTGGAGCTGCTCGCCTCGGCCACGGATCTGTCGACGACGCCGCGGGCCGACGAATGGATCAAGGAGTACGAGGCGAAGCCCGCCCGCTTCGGCGCCGGCGCGGCGCGCGTCAACGAGGAGCCGAAGGTCGACAACGACCTGTACGTCCGGGACTACGACAAGTGCATCCAGTGCTACAAGTGCGTCGACGCGTGCGGCGAGCAGTGGCAGAACACGTTCGCCATCGCGGTCGCGGGCCGGGGCTTCGACGCACGTATCTCCACCGAGCACGACGTGCCGCTCACCGATTCCGCGTGTGTCTACTGCGGCAACTGCATCGAGGTGTGCCCGACCGGCGCACTGTCCTTCAAGAGCGAGTTCGACATGCGGGCGGCCGGGACCTGGGACGAGCGGGCCCAGACGGAGACCACCACGGTCTGCGCCTACTGCGGCGTCGGCTGCAACATCACCCTCCATGTGCAGGAGAATGAGATCGTCAAGGTCACCTCGCCGCACGACAGCCCGGTGACCCACGGCAACCTCTGCATCAAGGGCCGTTTCGGCTTCCAACACGTACAGAATCGGGTCTGA
- the fdhD gene encoding formate dehydrogenase accessory sulfurtransferase FdhD: MGRVTERRHTIRIRDGSVSTRPDTLVAEEPLEIRLNGKPLAITMRTPGDDFALAAGFLVSEGVIGAGPEVQSIVYCAGATADGVNTYNVVDVRLAPGVEVPDITLERNVYTTSSCGLCGKASLDAVRTTTRHPVADTPPVRVGPELLAALPDRLRAAQRVFDRTGGLHAAALFSETGELIDIREDVGRHNAVDKLVGRALTDGRLPLSRAILLVSGRASFELAQKAVMAGIPMLAAVSAPSSLAVDLAAETGLTLVGFLRGPSMNVYAGEHRIALEATAVQG; this comes from the coding sequence ATGGGACGGGTCACCGAGCGCCGCCACACCATCCGTATCCGGGACGGGTCCGTCTCCACCCGCCCGGACACCCTCGTCGCCGAGGAACCGCTGGAGATCCGGCTGAACGGCAAGCCGCTCGCCATCACGATGCGCACCCCGGGCGACGACTTCGCGCTGGCGGCCGGCTTCCTGGTGAGCGAGGGCGTGATCGGTGCGGGCCCCGAGGTGCAGTCGATCGTGTACTGCGCCGGGGCGACGGCCGACGGGGTGAACACGTACAACGTGGTGGACGTGCGGCTCGCACCCGGTGTCGAGGTCCCCGACATCACGCTGGAGCGCAACGTCTACACGACGTCCTCCTGCGGACTGTGCGGCAAGGCGAGCCTGGACGCGGTGCGCACCACGACCCGGCACCCGGTCGCCGACACTCCCCCGGTCCGGGTCGGGCCCGAGTTGCTGGCCGCGCTCCCCGACCGGTTGCGCGCCGCGCAGCGGGTCTTCGACCGGACCGGGGGGCTGCACGCGGCCGCGCTGTTCTCCGAGACGGGCGAGCTGATCGACATCCGGGAGGACGTGGGCCGGCACAACGCGGTCGACAAGCTGGTCGGCCGGGCGCTGACGGACGGCCGGCTGCCGCTGTCCCGGGCGATCCTGCTGGTCTCGGGCCGGGCGTCGTTCGAGCTCGCGCAGAAGGCCGTGATGGCCGGCATCCCGATGCTGGCGGCCGTGTCGGCGCCGTCGTCCCTCGCGGTCGACCTGGCGGCCGAGACCGGCCTGACCCTGGTCGGCTTCCTGCGGGGGCCTTCCATGAACGTGTACGCGGGAGAGCACCGCATCGCTCTGGAGGCGACGGCCGTACAGGGCTGA
- a CDS encoding bile acid:sodium symporter — MSRRTLQLPSWLPIDPYILALIGTVVLAALLPASGAAADVAGGASTGAVAFLFFLYGARLSTAEALEGLKHWRLHLTVLACTFVVFPLLGLASGGLVPYVLTPQLQSGFLFLCLVPSTIQSSIAFTSIARGNVPAAICAGSFSSIAGIFITPLLAAALLGNSGGGFSADALLRIGVQLLLPFVAGQLLRRWIGGFIARHKKVLGYVDRGSILLVVYTAFSEGMVAGIWHQVTPARLGALLAAEAVLLALMLAVSWYGAKRLGFGRADRIAIQFAGSKKSLASGLPMASVLFGAQASLAVLPLMLFHQMQLMVCAVIAKRRARDPQEAFTDGAGVAREAAQVG, encoded by the coding sequence ATGAGCCGCCGCACCCTGCAGTTGCCGTCCTGGCTGCCGATCGACCCGTACATCCTGGCGTTGATCGGCACCGTCGTGCTCGCGGCGCTGCTGCCGGCCTCCGGCGCGGCCGCGGACGTGGCGGGCGGGGCGTCCACCGGGGCGGTCGCGTTCCTCTTCTTCCTCTACGGCGCGCGGCTCTCCACCGCCGAGGCGCTCGAAGGACTCAAGCACTGGCGGCTCCACCTCACCGTCCTGGCCTGCACGTTCGTCGTGTTCCCGCTGCTGGGACTGGCGAGTGGGGGACTCGTGCCGTACGTGCTGACGCCGCAGCTGCAGAGCGGCTTCCTCTTCCTCTGCCTCGTCCCCTCGACGATCCAGTCGTCCATCGCCTTCACCTCGATCGCCCGCGGCAACGTTCCCGCCGCGATCTGTGCCGGATCCTTCTCCTCGATCGCGGGCATCTTCATCACCCCGCTGCTGGCGGCCGCGCTCCTCGGCAACAGCGGCGGCGGCTTCTCCGCCGACGCACTGCTGAGGATCGGCGTCCAGTTGCTGCTGCCGTTCGTCGCCGGACAACTGCTGCGCCGCTGGATCGGCGGCTTCATCGCCCGGCACAAGAAGGTCCTCGGCTACGTCGACCGCGGCTCGATCCTGCTCGTCGTCTACACCGCGTTCAGCGAGGGCATGGTCGCCGGCATCTGGCACCAGGTCACCCCGGCCCGGCTCGGCGCGCTGCTCGCCGCCGAGGCGGTGCTGCTCGCGCTGATGCTCGCGGTGAGCTGGTACGGGGCGAAGCGGCTCGGCTTCGGCCGCGCGGACCGCATCGCCATCCAGTTCGCCGGCTCCAAGAAGAGCCTCGCCTCGGGGCTCCCGATGGCCAGCGTCCTGTTCGGCGCGCAGGCGAGCCTCGCCGTGCTGCCGCTGATGCTCTTCCACCAGATGCAGCTCATGGTGTGCGCGGTGATCGCGAAGCGGCGCGCCCGCGACCCGCAGGAGGCGTTCACGGACGGCGCCGGGGTCGCGCGGGAGGCCGCGCAGGTGGGCTGA